GCCAAGAAACCCGGGTGCGCGTCGGAGTAGCTCGACCTCGTGCCGCAGCGATGAGGCAGCGACCTCGCGCCCTGCACCGCCACGATGAGGTAGCCTTCGTGTTCCGGTTGCCATGACGGACGCGGGGAGACGCAATCTGCTGCCACTGTTCGACCCTCGCGGCGAAGCCAGCCACGAGACCAAAGGGCTGTTGCGCCTGACCATGGCCTGCAACGAGCGCTGCCCCTTCTGCAACGTCCCGGTCGAGGACTATGCCCAGCCGACGCCGCCTCGGGAAAGCATCTTGACCGAGGTCGACGCATTCATAGCCGCTGGTGAACAGGCCCTCACGATCTCTGGCGGAGAACCTACGCTGTATCGAGATCGCCTGCTCGAAGCGACTCGGCGCGCGCGCGAAGGCGGCATTCTCTTCGTCGAGGTTCAGACGAACGCAGTCCTGATCGACGACGCCTACGCAGCCGCCATGCGCGACGCTGGCGTCACCTCCGCTTTCGTATCATTGCTGTCCGACGAACCGGAGCTACACGATCGCCTCGCGGGTCTCGATGGAGCATTCGCCCGCTGCCTGGGCGGCATCGACGCCCTCCTGGCGGCGGGGATCCACGTGACGTTGAACCCGGTGATCGCCTTCGCCACACAACTGCGCGTAGCTCGCTACATCGACTTCGTGGCGGCTCGCCTCCCTGGAGTCCGCACCATTTCCCTCTCCGCCGTTCAACCCCACGGTCGCGCCGCCAAGGACGATTCGCTCTTGCCCGACTACGCGCTCCTTGGACCCGAGGTGCGTCGGGCTCGGCAGCGCGCGCAGCACCACGGCATCCTGCTGCTCAATCCCTACTGCGGCTTGCCCTTGTGCGTCGGTTGGGACGACGACAGCTCCACGTCGGTGGAAGCCATCGAGGCGGAGCTTCGACGCCGTGCCGAAGGCCATGCCCCGCGCGGCGTCCAAAACCAAGGTGACAAGTCCCAGGCGAAGCCCTGTCTCGACTGCGCGCTTCGTCCCCGCTGCGGCGGAGCATGGAACGAGTACTGGCGCGACCGACAGGGGTCAGGCCTTCGCGCGCCCCTGCAGCGTCATGAACCCTGGACGCGGGAGCGCTTTGGAGGACCCGGTCAAACCGTCGTGCACGCGCCCAAGGGGGTCGACGACGACGTACTGGCGCAGCTGAGCCGCCAGGACACGCCGACGAAGTGGCTGCTGCTCCACCGCTTACGCCACGACGAACTGCAGCGCGCGCGCCGAAGCGGCGCCACGGACGTCGCACTCTGGGCGAGCGTCGCGGATCTCTCGCAAGACCAGGAAACGCCGACGGTGCTTCGCACCCTCGCTCGCGAGCAGGCGAGGCTCGACGCGCAGCACCGGCTCCGCGTCGTGCTCGGCCTGACGGAGATGACCTCCTTCCGCGCCGCCTTCGAGCTGATCCGTGGCTACGCGGATCTCGTCGAAGCCGTGCGCCTGCTCGGTCGCCGAGATGCAGCCGCTCGCCGCTTTGCCGAGGCCGCGAGTCAGGAGCTGGGGCTGCCGGTCACCGTCGTCGAGTTGAGCACTGCCTCACAGAGCTAGCGCGCCCTCGAGCTCTTCCAACATCTTCACGCGCCAACGGGTGACCTCGCTCGTGCCGTCGAGCAGGGCGTCGGTTTCTCGCAACACCGTTGCCAGGGGAAAGCGGAACACGGCGGGGTCTGCCATGGCTTGTCCACCTTCCACCTGTTGGGGCAGCCAACTCACCATTTCGTCCGTGACGCCCTGCGCCACCAGCATCAGCGCGGCAACGGCGAAGCGGCCGGCGATCATGCGGTCTTGGTAGGACGGATTGCCGCCTCGCACCAAGTGCCCCAGCACTGTCGCCCGCACGTCGACGTTCGGCAGCTCGGCGTCCAGGCGTGTCTGGACCTCACGCACCAGCTTGGTGCACGGAATTTCCACGCCCTCGCTCTTGATGATCAAGACGCGACGCTTGTCAGGACGCTCGAAGGCGCGGCGAATGCAGTTCGCCACCGCCTCGATGATGTCGTCGTAGCTGCGGCCTTGTTCGCGGAAAAGCAGCGCGTCAGCTCCGGCCGCAATGCCTCCGGCCATGGCCAGGTAGCCCGATTGCCGCCCCATCACCTCGACCACGAAAGCGCGATGGTGCGCTCGTGCCGTGTCGGAAATCTTGTCGCACGCATCGACGATGATGTTGAGCGCACTGTCCACGCCGATGGCCGTGGACGTGCAGCCGATGTCGTTGTCGATGGAGGCGGGGATCCCGATGATGGGAATGGACGTCTCCTTGGCTAAAATGTGCGCGCCCGTCAGCGAGCCGTTGCCACCGATGACGATCAGCCCGTGCATGGGCGCCAAGTGCTCCAGGGCCTTCGCGCGACCTTCGGGTGTGCGAAAGCCCGCGCTGCGCGCCGAGCCGAGGAGGGTTCCGCCGTGGTTGCCCACCAGGTCGAGCTCGGGATGCGAAGACAACGTTCCCCCTTGCTCTGGGGTCAAGTCGCGGAAGCGACCCGCCATCAGCCCGTCGTAGCCATCGAGCACGCCCAGCACGCGCATGCCCTTGGCGGCGGCCACCTTGGCAATGGAGCGCACGGCAGCGTTCATGCCCGGTGCGTCTCCCCCGGATGTCAGTACGGCGATCGTCTTCATCGAAACCCTCCGCGGCCATTGTCCAGTCTGCGGCCGACAAACGCCAGAGGGGTGCTCAGCGGTGCCCTCCACCCGACTGAAAAAGCCGGGGTTACCCGCATGGCCGAAGCCACGCGCCCCCAAAGGGCTGCGCGCCTAGCTCGCGGCTTTGGTCACGATGGCCACGAGAGGCAAGTGATCCGAGTTGCCACGGGAAAGCACTCGAACGTCGAGCACGTCGAGACGGTCGTCGGTCACCACGTGGTCGAGCTCCGACTCGACGGTGCCGACGCTCGTCTGCCAGCGCCACGTGTCCGCGTCCTTCTCGAACTCCGAGAGCCGACTGCGAAAACCGCGACGCTGCAGGTGCGCCAGGGCCAGGCCTTGCCTGCCCTCATTGAAGTCACCGGCAATCAGCGTCGGCAGGGACGGATCGAGCGCCTGGAAGTACTTGGCGATCTCCGCCTCGCGCACGGGCGGGGTGGTGAAGTAGCCGCTGACGACGCTTCCTCGCTCCGACAGCTGGGGCCGCAGGTGCACGCTGAGCACCTGCAAATCCCCGATGGGACTTTGGACCACCATCCGCCATGCGGGGAACCAGCCTCCCTCGGGAGGCTCGATCCACTCCTGCTCTCGCAGCGGGTACTTCGACAAGACGCCCATGCCCCCGGCACCCGGGCCCTCTCGAAACTGCACGTGTGAGTAAGCCGTGGCTCTGGGTCGCACCGCAGATTCCCAAGCCGACGTCGTCTCTTGCAGCAACACCACGTCCGCGTCGGGCTCGAGAATGGCCTGCAGTGTGGCGTCATCCCCAGCGAGGCCGTAGTTGACGTTGTAGGTGAGGATCTTCACGCTCGCCTGGCCCGGCGCTGGCGTTCGCGGCTCCCGCACGTTCTCCGCGCAGCCCACGTGTCCGAACGCGGCGGCGAAAATGGCCACACCCACCCAGAGCAGCAGTCGTCGACGGTTCACCACCCCCCTTGTACGCCAGAGGTCCGCCAGGGATTCCCACACCACGCGCTGAGTCGTATCAGTCCATCTCGTGATAGAGCGGATCGCGCTTCGCCATGAAGCGACGGATAAGCGCCTCGTTCTCGGAACTCAGCTCCAAGAAGCGAACCCCCATGCCGGGGTGACCCGACAGCGGCTCGCTCACCCACACCACCACACCATCCGCGGAGATCTCGGGGCACGCGGGCAGCGCGAACTTCACGGTCACGTGAGTTCCCTGCGGCAGGGGCGTGTGGGTGGCGACGAAGAGCCCGCCATCGGAGATGTCTCGGGTCAGTCCCGAAAAGAAATTGCTTTCGCTGTGGACGCCAAGCGCAACCTCGACGGGAATGCGCATACTGCGGCGCCGTTCGCTCGGAGTTCCGGAGGAATGGGGATCGCTCATGGTGGGCCTCGAGGACGCGGCGCCGACGGCGCCGACGGCTGACGAGCCTGGCGCAGACGCTTCCGGCCGGCAATCGTCGAAAATGGGCGGCCACCCTTGACAGCCAATAAGTCCGACTTATTATTCGGCCTGTTTCATGCCGGAATCGCCCAGAAAGGCCGACCAGGTGGCCGGAGATCTGATTGGCCGCATCGTCCGCGGGGAGCTGGCGGTGGGCACGATCCTGCCGCGCGAGGAGGACCTCGCCGCGGACTACGGCGTCAACCGCAGCGTGGTGCGAGAAGCGGGCAAGCTGCTCGAAGTGCACCGCCTGGTCGAGCCGCGAAGGCGTCGAGGCACTGAAGTGTTGGACCCCATGGAGTCCTCCAGTCCGGAAGTACTGACCGCGCTACTCGTGGATGCAGAGGGCAATCTCGACCCGGAGTTCCTCGCGGAGTTCCTGGAGATCCGCGCGTTGCTCGACGCGGAACTGGCCGCTTTGGCCGCAGAGCGTCACACGCCAGAGGATCTTTCGGCGCTGCGCAACATCGTGGAGCGACTCCAAGGCGCAGCCCCGGGTAGCGAAGCTGCCTTCGTCGCGACGGATGACTTCGGACTCGCACTGGCGCGCGCGTCGAAGAACCGCGTGTTCATCATGCTCTCCCACTGGCACCGCCAGATCGCTGCTCGGCTAGCGCCCGTGCTGCACACCACACGTCAACGCGCCGCAGCCACTCAGGGCTATCGCGTTTTGCTCGCAGCGATCGAAGGCAGAGACGCCACGACGGCGCGCCAGATGGTCCAACAGTTCCACGAGTGGGCAAATCAGGAAATCCTCGCCCACGCCAGGAGAATGAAGTCATGCTCGAAGTAGTCCAAGCCACACCCTCGACGCCCGCTCAGCGCCCTACCTACGAGCGACAGCACGGATTCCATGTGCTCCGCCTTTCCGGCGACGACTACGAAATCGGCTACCAACACGGGGCGTTGCTCAAAGACGCCATCCGGCGCGGCCCTTTGCCTTACTTCGAAGGCTACGTCGCGCGCATGCTCGGCTCGGACCTCGGCGCGGGCGCAGGCAAGCTGATGGCCAAGGCGCTCTCGGGCACCGTGGGTCGCAAGATCGCCGCAGGCTTTCCGGCGCACGCGCGCGACGCGCTCCGTGGTCTGGCCGACGGCACGGGCATCAGTGAAAAGCAGTTGCTCAGCGCCGCCACGATGCCGGAAAGCTACCTTTGGGTGCTGCAACAACTGCTGCGGGTGCGCATGCCGCGACTGGCGCCGCACCACGGCGTTCCGCTCATGGGGTGCACCAGTGCGATTGCCTGGGGCAGCGCCACCGCTCACGGTCGCATGCTCCATGGGCGCAACTTCGACTATCAGGGCGTCGGCGCGTGGGACACCGAGCCCGCCATCGTCTTTCATCGACCCAAGGAAGGGCAGCCCTACGTCTCGGTCTCGAGCGCGGGCGTACTCTTTGGCGGCATCACGGCCATGAACGCATCTGGGCTGAGCTTGGTGGTGCACCAGCACATGGCCAGTGACGTGCTGCGACTGGGCGGCACTCCCATCGGTGTCACGGGTGACTTGGTGATGCGCCATGCGCGCAACCTGGACGACGCGCGACGCATCTTGGAAGAAGATCGCCCCTCGGGCTGCTGGACCTACGTACTCACCTCCGCCCGCGAGAAGGCCGCTCTCTTCTTCGAAACCACGCCGGTGGGAAAAGCAGCTTTGCCGCAGACCGAGGGGGTTGCCGCGTATTCCAACGTGTAT
The nucleotide sequence above comes from Polyangiaceae bacterium. Encoded proteins:
- a CDS encoding radical SAM protein, yielding MTDAGRRNLLPLFDPRGEASHETKGLLRLTMACNERCPFCNVPVEDYAQPTPPRESILTEVDAFIAAGEQALTISGGEPTLYRDRLLEATRRAREGGILFVEVQTNAVLIDDAYAAAMRDAGVTSAFVSLLSDEPELHDRLAGLDGAFARCLGGIDALLAAGIHVTLNPVIAFATQLRVARYIDFVAARLPGVRTISLSAVQPHGRAAKDDSLLPDYALLGPEVRRARQRAQHHGILLLNPYCGLPLCVGWDDDSSTSVEAIEAELRRRAEGHAPRGVQNQGDKSQAKPCLDCALRPRCGGAWNEYWRDRQGSGLRAPLQRHEPWTRERFGGPGQTVVHAPKGVDDDVLAQLSRQDTPTKWLLLHRLRHDELQRARRSGATDVALWASVADLSQDQETPTVLRTLAREQARLDAQHRLRVVLGLTEMTSFRAAFELIRGYADLVEAVRLLGRRDAAARRFAEAASQELGLPVTVVELSTASQS
- a CDS encoding 6-phosphofructokinase; translation: MKTIAVLTSGGDAPGMNAAVRSIAKVAAAKGMRVLGVLDGYDGLMAGRFRDLTPEQGGTLSSHPELDLVGNHGGTLLGSARSAGFRTPEGRAKALEHLAPMHGLIVIGGNGSLTGAHILAKETSIPIIGIPASIDNDIGCTSTAIGVDSALNIIVDACDKISDTARAHHRAFVVEVMGRQSGYLAMAGGIAAGADALLFREQGRSYDDIIEAVANCIRRAFERPDKRRVLIIKSEGVEIPCTKLVREVQTRLDAELPNVDVRATVLGHLVRGGNPSYQDRMIAGRFAVAALMLVAQGVTDEMVSWLPQQVEGGQAMADPAVFRFPLATVLRETDALLDGTSEVTRWRVKMLEELEGALAL
- a CDS encoding endonuclease/exonuclease/phosphatase family protein produces the protein MNRRRLLLWVGVAIFAAAFGHVGCAENVREPRTPAPGQASVKILTYNVNYGLAGDDATLQAILEPDADVVLLQETTSAWESAVRPRATAYSHVQFREGPGAGGMGVLSKYPLREQEWIEPPEGGWFPAWRMVVQSPIGDLQVLSVHLRPQLSERGSVVSGYFTTPPVREAEIAKYFQALDPSLPTLIAGDFNEGRQGLALAHLQRRGFRSRLSEFEKDADTWRWQTSVGTVESELDHVVTDDRLDVLDVRVLSRGNSDHLPLVAIVTKAAS
- a CDS encoding TIGR02266 family protein, with translation MSDPHSSGTPSERRRSMRIPVEVALGVHSESNFFSGLTRDISDGGLFVATHTPLPQGTHVTVKFALPACPEISADGVVVWVSEPLSGHPGMGVRFLELSSENEALIRRFMAKRDPLYHEMD
- a CDS encoding GntR family transcriptional regulator, translating into MPESPRKADQVAGDLIGRIVRGELAVGTILPREEDLAADYGVNRSVVREAGKLLEVHRLVEPRRRRGTEVLDPMESSSPEVLTALLVDAEGNLDPEFLAEFLEIRALLDAELAALAAERHTPEDLSALRNIVERLQGAAPGSEAAFVATDDFGLALARASKNRVFIMLSHWHRQIAARLAPVLHTTRQRAAATQGYRVLLAAIEGRDATTARQMVQQFHEWANQEILAHARRMKSCSK
- a CDS encoding C45 family peptidase — translated: MLEVVQATPSTPAQRPTYERQHGFHVLRLSGDDYEIGYQHGALLKDAIRRGPLPYFEGYVARMLGSDLGAGAGKLMAKALSGTVGRKIAAGFPAHARDALRGLADGTGISEKQLLSAATMPESYLWVLQQLLRVRMPRLAPHHGVPLMGCTSAIAWGSATAHGRMLHGRNFDYQGVGAWDTEPAIVFHRPKEGQPYVSVSSAGVLFGGITAMNASGLSLVVHQHMASDVLRLGGTPIGVTGDLVMRHARNLDDARRILEEDRPSGCWTYVLTSAREKAALFFETTPVGKAALPQTEGVAAYSNVYLDRRLARTERELYPSHWRNNLARYRGTRSRLDDARGHIDENTIANLLGNPGDGCRFEEAVSVVMTVASVVFDAELGRVWVGTGRAPTSNNEFVAFDLQREGALDLPPLHGGKLGEAEQAAFEHYRQAYEAYFNDDDMPRAREHLDHAVGLAPDQPLYHFMLGLSSLLARDEARAASAFDRAIALGHGAPERVASFHLWRARALDLLGRRGAALDDYRDAERGDPLVAKAARRGLRRAYRPRRFGLEFTLADVPMP